The Mesorhizobium koreense genome includes a window with the following:
- a CDS encoding ArsR/SmtB family transcription factor → MKPNFLNVTPESGVPVLKGLASPIRMHILQLLHKSGKLNVNEITKALRLPQSTVATNIQLLEEAGLVETYATKAKKGHQKICASKYNEIILRFESGEEQRKNNQIEVAMPLGLFTSCEISAPCGLCSAEGVIGLLDVPDFFLDPGRVQAALVWFGRGYVEYKFPNNAKLVNSQIEAVEFSMELSSEVPGTNLDWPSDITLWVNDHPIGTWTSPGDYGDKRGVYTPSWWKLEGSQYGKLKTWRINKSGSFIDGISISSVTVDDIGLSDHHSIRMRIGIDDNARHPGGVNIFGRGFGNYDQDIVMRLHLVQ, encoded by the coding sequence ATGAAGCCCAATTTCCTGAACGTCACACCTGAGAGCGGCGTCCCCGTACTGAAGGGACTGGCCTCACCGATTCGCATGCATATTCTTCAGCTCCTACACAAATCGGGAAAACTGAACGTCAATGAAATCACCAAGGCGCTGCGCTTGCCTCAATCAACCGTTGCGACCAACATCCAGTTGCTGGAAGAGGCTGGGTTGGTGGAAACCTACGCGACCAAGGCAAAAAAAGGCCACCAGAAAATCTGCGCTTCCAAATATAACGAGATCATTCTTCGCTTCGAATCCGGCGAGGAGCAGCGCAAGAACAATCAGATAGAAGTCGCAATGCCGCTTGGGTTGTTTACCAGTTGCGAGATCAGCGCTCCGTGTGGCCTGTGCTCGGCCGAAGGGGTGATCGGTCTGCTCGACGTACCAGATTTCTTTCTCGATCCGGGACGAGTGCAAGCCGCACTTGTTTGGTTCGGGCGGGGTTACGTCGAATACAAATTCCCTAATAACGCCAAGCTCGTGAACTCGCAAATTGAGGCCGTTGAGTTCTCGATGGAGCTCTCATCAGAGGTGCCGGGGACCAACCTAGACTGGCCTTCCGACATCACCCTCTGGGTCAACGATCATCCCATCGGGACCTGGACCTCGCCCGGCGACTACGGTGACAAGCGCGGGGTCTACACGCCGAGCTGGTGGAAGCTTGAGGGGTCGCAGTACGGCAAGCTGAAGACTTGGCGCATCAACAAGTCCGGCTCCTTCATCGACGGCATCTCGATTTCCAGCGTCACCGTGGACGATATCGGCCTTTCCGATCACCATTCGATCAGGATGCGTATCGGCATCGACGACAACGCCCGCCATCCGGGTGGCGTCAACATCTTCGGTCGCGGCTTCGGCAATTACGATCAGGACATCGTCATGCGCCTCCACCTTGTACAATAG
- a CDS encoding ABC transporter permease, translating to MIRTVRDLFRYNGEFAAGAVIMLVVFTMSLASYFSPYSPIDAYLVPMDVPPSEPYWFGTNSRGQDVFWQLTYALRNTLAFGFVVAVISRILSLTIGLISGYVGGAVDRVLMSINDTFIVIPLFPLLVLLYFVLREDMTWFMLALIMACLGWAYDARLIRSVMISLRTREFTNASIFSGMSTPRIVTEEHLPYVLPIVFSTFMNNMNWSIGLEVTLAVLGFTDVNTPTIGGMIFWANQHSAMVSGVWWWYLFPTFFVTLTFIGLFLLSISMNEYIDPRSRLSRMGNG from the coding sequence ATGATCCGGACCGTAAGGGATCTCTTCCGGTACAATGGCGAGTTCGCCGCCGGCGCCGTCATCATGCTGGTGGTGTTTACGATGTCGCTGGCCTCGTACTTCTCGCCTTATTCGCCGATCGATGCCTATCTGGTCCCGATGGACGTCCCGCCATCGGAACCGTACTGGTTCGGCACGAATTCGCGTGGCCAGGACGTCTTCTGGCAGCTCACTTATGCGCTCAGGAACACGCTGGCCTTCGGCTTCGTCGTCGCCGTCATCAGCCGTATACTCTCGCTGACAATCGGTCTCATCTCCGGCTATGTCGGGGGCGCAGTCGACCGCGTCCTAATGTCGATCAACGACACGTTCATCGTCATTCCGCTCTTTCCGCTGCTCGTCCTGCTCTACTTCGTCCTGCGCGAGGACATGACATGGTTCATGCTCGCCCTCATTATGGCCTGTCTCGGCTGGGCTTATGACGCCCGGCTCATCCGTTCGGTGATGATCAGCCTGCGAACGCGCGAGTTCACCAACGCCAGCATCTTCTCGGGCATGTCGACGCCCCGCATCGTGACCGAAGAGCACCTGCCCTACGTGCTGCCCATCGTTTTCTCCACCTTCATGAACAACATGAACTGGTCGATCGGTCTCGAGGTGACGCTGGCCGTGCTCGGCTTCACCGACGTGAATACACCCACGATCGGCGGTATGATCTTCTGGGCCAACCAGCACAGCGCGATGGTCTCCGGCGTATGGTGGTGGTACCTCTTCCCAACCTTCTTTGTCACACTCACCTTCATCGGCCTCTTCCTGCTGTCGATCTCGATGAACGAGTATATCGACCCGCGCAGCAGGCTCAGCAGAATGGGCAACGGCTGA
- a CDS encoding MmyB family transcriptional regulator — protein MFSDSRVRAAQEDWLGVAHFAVGAFRADAARAGASAEITQLVGDLSKTSAEFDALDISSHGEGVKRLRHPGSGPSRGRSAHWVARRRSRQTARVPRRKRLTDASS, from the coding sequence ATATTTTCCGACTCGCGCGTTCGGGCCGCCCAGGAAGACTGGCTCGGCGTCGCCCACTTCGCGGTAGGGGCATTTAGGGCCGATGCTGCACGCGCCGGCGCTTCCGCCGAGATCACCCAGCTTGTCGGGGACCTTTCCAAGACGAGTGCAGAATTCGACGCGCTTGACATCTCCAGTCACGGTGAGGGCGTGAAGCGTCTCCGGCACCCGGGATCGGGACCATCGAGAGGGCGCAGCGCACATTGGGTCGCTCGTCGCCGCTCGCGCCAGACAGCCCGCGTCCCCCGGCGAAAGAGATTGACCGACGCATCGTCCTGA
- a CDS encoding ABC transporter ATP-binding protein — MSRQPLAHADADDAVLRTENLRAYYQMSYFGIEREVRAVDSITMQVRKNEIYGLAGESSCGKTTFIKTIAAAIQPPLNVVGGSVRYSFLDRDIYALTSDERDAIRWRHLSYIMQGSMSVLNPVRRVQRTFEDFAFRHMNLQKDAFLEAVKAHLSRLRLPADILRAYPHELSGGMRQRVCIALATVCRPEFIIADEPTTALDVVVQKDVLTMIRETQREFDSSMIFVTHDLTVHANIADRLGIMYAGRLVEEGPTAEVFANPMHPYTAHLVASLPRIGEASTRSALHGAPPNLADPPAGCRFHPRCPLAMDICRREIPMLTTLAPDHRVACFAASPDVRPSVAPEIDITGAAKEEPI, encoded by the coding sequence ATGTCCAGGCAGCCTTTGGCACACGCCGATGCCGATGACGCAGTGCTGCGGACGGAGAACCTGCGCGCGTACTACCAGATGAGTTATTTCGGCATCGAGCGCGAGGTCCGCGCTGTTGACTCAATCACTATGCAGGTCCGGAAGAACGAGATCTACGGGCTGGCCGGCGAGTCCAGCTGCGGCAAGACGACCTTCATCAAGACCATCGCTGCTGCTATCCAGCCGCCTCTCAACGTGGTCGGTGGTTCGGTCCGCTACAGTTTTCTCGACCGTGACATTTATGCGCTCACGTCCGACGAGCGCGACGCCATCCGCTGGCGGCATTTGTCCTACATCATGCAAGGCTCGATGAGCGTCCTGAACCCCGTCCGTCGCGTCCAGCGTACGTTCGAGGACTTCGCCTTCCGGCATATGAACCTCCAGAAGGACGCCTTCCTAGAGGCGGTCAAGGCCCATCTTTCGCGCCTGCGGCTCCCCGCCGATATTCTCCGCGCCTACCCGCACGAACTCTCGGGCGGCATGCGCCAGCGCGTCTGCATCGCGCTTGCTACGGTCTGCCGCCCAGAATTCATCATCGCGGACGAGCCAACCACCGCCCTGGATGTTGTTGTCCAGAAGGACGTCCTCACCATGATCCGGGAGACGCAGCGCGAGTTCGACTCCTCGATGATCTTCGTCACCCATGACCTTACGGTCCATGCCAACATCGCCGACCGGCTCGGCATCATGTATGCCGGCCGCCTCGTTGAGGAGGGGCCGACGGCGGAGGTCTTCGCCAATCCGATGCACCCCTACACCGCGCATCTAGTCGCAAGCCTCCCCAGGATAGGCGAGGCGAGCACGCGTTCTGCTCTGCATGGTGCGCCTCCCAACCTGGCCGACCCACCAGCGGGTTGTCGGTTCCATCCCCGCTGTCCGCTGGCGATGGATATCTGTCGGCGCGAGATACCCATGCTCACCACGCTGGCTCCGGACCATCGCGTCGCCTGTTTTGCGGCCAGTCCCGATGTCCGCCCGAGTGTTGCGCCCGAGATAGACATCACAGGCGCCGCGAAGGAGGAACCCATATGA
- a CDS encoding ABC transporter ATP-binding protein, with protein sequence MTGGSLLEVSHLTKSYARGGAFGRQSFDAVREVSFSLPVERPEVFAIIGESGSGKTTLARMILNMITPTGGSIRFRGGDLTALRRRSDRLGFMKQVQPIFQNPFEAFNPLKRVDRYLLISAKNFLGARSHSERERAADGALNKVGLSLAEIRRRFPHELSGGQLQRVAIARALISEPSLLVADEPVSMVDASLRMSIVNLFRTLRDDLGVSIIYITHDLATAYYISDRIIIMRKGEVVESGPARSVLDKPKHPYSQLLKDSLLSPDPSGKGVLTGSSLAVRQVSADAHLSEPVMQVIRRDERFPHETER encoded by the coding sequence ATGACCGGCGGAAGCCTCCTGGAGGTCAGCCATCTCACCAAGTCCTATGCTCGCGGCGGCGCTTTCGGCCGACAGAGCTTCGACGCGGTCAGAGAGGTCAGCTTCTCGCTGCCGGTCGAGCGGCCCGAAGTGTTCGCGATCATCGGAGAGTCGGGAAGCGGGAAGACGACGCTTGCGCGCATGATCCTGAATATGATCACGCCGACGGGAGGCAGCATCAGGTTCAGGGGCGGTGACTTGACGGCGCTCCGCAGGCGTTCGGACCGGCTTGGCTTCATGAAGCAGGTCCAACCCATCTTCCAGAATCCGTTTGAAGCGTTCAATCCGCTGAAGCGCGTGGATCGCTATCTGCTGATCTCGGCGAAGAACTTTTTGGGTGCCAGATCGCATTCCGAGCGTGAGCGGGCAGCCGATGGCGCGCTAAACAAGGTGGGATTGTCGCTTGCCGAAATCCGGCGCCGCTTTCCGCATGAACTCTCGGGAGGCCAGTTGCAGCGGGTTGCCATCGCCCGCGCGCTTATATCGGAGCCCTCCCTGCTCGTTGCCGACGAACCGGTGTCGATGGTCGACGCATCCCTGCGGATGTCGATCGTCAATCTGTTCAGGACCCTGCGCGACGATCTTGGCGTGTCGATCATCTATATCACGCATGATCTCGCGACTGCCTATTACATCAGTGACCGGATCATTATCATGCGCAAGGGCGAGGTCGTGGAGAGCGGTCCCGCCCGATCGGTACTGGACAAGCCCAAGCACCCCTATTCACAACTTCTGAAGGACTCGCTGCTGTCGCCGGATCCTTCCGGAAAAGGTGTGCTTACCGGCTCCAGCCTCGCGGTGCGACAGGTGAGTGCCGACGCGCACCTGTCCGAACCAGTCATGCAAGTCATCCGGCGTGACGAACGATTCCCCCACGAAACAGAGCGATAG
- the arfA gene encoding arabinosylfuranosidase ArfA, producing MQKAQVRFDRDFIIGETDRRLFGAFVEHLGRCVYGGIFEPGHPTADKNGFRRDVLDLVRELAPTIMRYPGGNFVSGYNWEEGVGPVEKRPSRMDLAWKSIETNQFGTNEFIDWCRLADIEPMLAVNLGTRGPDEARHYLEYCNHPSGTTLSDLRREHGWEKPHDVKFWCLGNEMDGAWQMGAKTAEEYGRIATEAAKVMKLTDPTIELAACGSSGRKMSTYGEWERIVLEHTFDDVEYVSLHTYLNNYADDTPSFLASPDLMDSFIEEVVAIADSVAARRRSPKRIMLSFDEWNVWYRTRRGDENRIQTGWPVAPHILEEKYNMQDALAFGGACISLLNHADRVKAGCLAQLVNAIAPIMTETGGPAWRQTIFWPFADFSNLGRGRVLRTYVDVPTYSTRYYDPTRTEELYDRIETVPYLKVSAIHSETDQTVTLFLLNRHLSDGIELNLEATGFGTLTKQRAHELRHDNLLALNTREKPDEVKPREFDAVEAADGCVSMKLAPASWTVVRFDVSK from the coding sequence ATGCAAAAGGCACAAGTGCGTTTCGACAGAGACTTCATCATCGGAGAGACGGACAGGCGTCTCTTCGGGGCTTTCGTCGAGCATCTCGGACGATGCGTCTATGGCGGCATTTTTGAACCCGGACATCCCACGGCGGACAAGAACGGCTTCCGGCGCGACGTTCTCGATCTGGTGCGGGAGCTGGCACCGACGATCATGCGCTATCCGGGCGGCAATTTCGTCTCGGGCTACAATTGGGAAGAAGGGGTTGGGCCCGTTGAAAAGCGCCCGAGCCGCATGGATCTCGCCTGGAAATCGATCGAAACCAACCAGTTCGGGACCAACGAATTCATCGACTGGTGTCGGCTCGCCGATATTGAGCCGATGCTTGCGGTCAATCTCGGCACGCGCGGGCCGGATGAGGCGAGGCACTATCTCGAATATTGCAACCATCCCTCCGGTACGACGCTCTCCGACCTTCGCCGCGAGCATGGCTGGGAAAAGCCGCATGACGTGAAATTCTGGTGTCTCGGCAACGAAATGGACGGCGCATGGCAGATGGGCGCCAAGACCGCCGAGGAATACGGGCGCATCGCGACCGAGGCGGCGAAGGTGATGAAGCTGACCGACCCCACGATCGAGCTTGCCGCATGCGGGTCGTCGGGGCGGAAAATGTCGACGTACGGCGAATGGGAGCGCATCGTCCTTGAGCACACGTTCGACGACGTCGAGTACGTGTCGCTGCACACCTATCTCAACAATTACGCCGACGACACGCCGTCCTTCCTCGCAAGTCCGGACTTGATGGACAGCTTCATCGAGGAGGTCGTAGCCATCGCGGATTCGGTTGCGGCGCGACGCAGGTCGCCCAAGCGCATCATGCTGAGCTTCGATGAATGGAACGTCTGGTACCGGACCCGCCGCGGTGACGAGAACCGCATCCAGACCGGATGGCCAGTGGCCCCGCATATCCTGGAGGAGAAGTACAACATGCAGGACGCCTTAGCTTTCGGCGGCGCCTGCATCTCGCTCCTCAACCATGCCGACCGGGTCAAGGCCGGATGCCTAGCGCAACTCGTCAATGCCATCGCTCCCATCATGACCGAGACTGGTGGGCCGGCATGGCGGCAGACGATCTTCTGGCCTTTTGCCGATTTCAGCAATCTTGGCCGCGGGCGCGTGCTGCGTACGTATGTCGACGTGCCGACCTATTCGACACGCTACTACGATCCGACGCGCACCGAGGAACTCTACGACAGAATTGAAACGGTGCCGTATCTCAAGGTTTCAGCCATCCACTCCGAGACCGATCAGACGGTGACACTTTTCCTGCTCAACCGCCATCTGTCGGACGGGATCGAGCTCAATCTGGAAGCGACCGGGTTCGGCACGCTGACCAAACAGCGGGCGCACGAGCTTCGCCACGATAACCTGCTTGCCCTCAACACAAGGGAGAAGCCCGACGAAGTCAAGCCGCGCGAATTCGACGCCGTCGAGGCGGCGGACGGCTGCGTCAGCATGAAGCTGGCGCCGGCGTCGTGGACCGTCGTGCGGTTCGATGTCTCTAAATGA